Proteins found in one Sporosarcina sp. FSL K6-3457 genomic segment:
- a CDS encoding vWA domain-containing protein, whose amino-acid sequence MLRKLCVLVSVILAVSIMTACSYDPSQYQRHASEIEEPITNEDEKVVVEIDTQSILAEATPAPETINDIITYPQGAFSGMDFQANAYTIMSELFQFPKLDDGVEKEKMASYYNVLYSYFAEEYRSPAEILDNWDEISFGGPEFDDSSYPYGDYFNVEIILDASGSMRGEMDGKTKMDVAKEVISEFLEKLPHGANVALRVYGHKGSGSGAHKEMSCTTTELAYELGPYNQTNFSRALTQFEPTGWTSIALALEAAQEDFDEYAAEKNTNIIFLVSDGIETCDGDPVAAAMKIAESNIEPLLHVIGFDVDSEGQKQLMDVANAAKGTYRDVKSQEELEYELNKTQEMAAEWEEWRLEAAAKANDIHSARMMEVLYITNSWSYANAEQMKNVSYALDVLKENNHIGEEAFHYLSSRMLQHFTSVNEMLDQFNAQLMRMNDKNYRQMLRDINKKFELNTEGIEEKKDNKNDNQDKNKWW is encoded by the coding sequence ATGCTTAGAAAACTTTGCGTATTAGTATCAGTTATTCTTGCCGTTAGCATAATGACAGCCTGTTCTTATGATCCCAGCCAATATCAAAGGCATGCAAGCGAAATTGAGGAACCCATTACGAATGAAGATGAAAAAGTAGTCGTTGAAATCGATACGCAATCTATACTAGCGGAAGCTACTCCGGCACCTGAAACGATAAATGATATTATTACATACCCACAAGGGGCCTTCTCTGGAATGGACTTCCAAGCGAATGCATATACAATTATGAGCGAGCTTTTTCAATTTCCAAAGCTCGATGATGGGGTCGAAAAAGAAAAGATGGCATCGTATTATAACGTTTTGTACAGTTATTTTGCTGAGGAATATCGATCGCCTGCTGAAATTTTAGACAATTGGGATGAAATATCGTTTGGTGGACCTGAATTTGATGATTCTAGCTATCCGTATGGGGATTATTTTAACGTGGAAATAATTTTAGACGCGAGCGGAAGTATGAGAGGGGAAATGGACGGGAAAACGAAAATGGATGTGGCGAAAGAGGTCATCAGTGAGTTTTTGGAGAAACTTCCGCATGGAGCAAATGTTGCGCTTCGCGTGTATGGCCACAAAGGAAGCGGCTCTGGAGCCCATAAAGAAATGTCATGTACTACGACTGAGTTAGCCTATGAACTTGGACCATACAACCAAACCAACTTTTCGCGTGCCTTGACACAGTTTGAACCCACGGGCTGGACGTCTATTGCCCTAGCGCTGGAAGCAGCGCAGGAGGATTTTGACGAGTACGCCGCTGAAAAAAATACAAATATTATATTCCTTGTAAGTGATGGAATAGAAACATGTGACGGCGACCCTGTCGCAGCAGCTATGAAAATAGCAGAGTCAAATATAGAACCCCTCCTACATGTAATCGGATTTGACGTGGATTCCGAAGGCCAAAAGCAACTTATGGATGTTGCAAACGCGGCAAAGGGTACTTATCGCGATGTAAAAAGTCAAGAAGAGCTAGAATATGAGTTGAATAAAACTCAGGAGATGGCGGCGGAATGGGAGGAATGGCGACTAGAGGCCGCAGCAAAAGCAAATGACATTCATTCGGCGAGAATGATGGAAGTCCTTTATATTACAAATAGTTGGAGTTACGCCAATGCAGAACAGATGAAAAATGTTAGCTATGCGCTAGATGTATTAAAAGAAAACAATCATATTGGGGAAGAAGCCTTTCATTATTTGTCCAGCAGGATGCTGCAACATTTCACTAGTGTAAATGAAATGCTAGACCAGTTCAAT